In Aeromicrobium sp. A1-2, the DNA window ACTGTCGGCCATGTCCAGGGTCGAGCTGCGCGATCGCGGAACGATCTACGGCGTGATCCTCTCCGGCTGCGCGGAGCTGGCGGCCGAGCGTGCCGACGCGACGGACGTCGAGGGACTCCGAGTGCTCCTGCTCGACCAGGACGAGACCGACGTCGGACGATGGCGCCACAGCGACTCCGAGCTCTACCTCTCGCTCGCCGCGATGACCCAGTCTGCCCGGATGACCCGCGAGGTCGTTCGTCTCGAGGCCGACTTCGGAGCCTTGCTGCGACTCCCGTTGTCCGAGCCGGGCTTCCGCGCAGCGACGACGAGTCGGCACTCGGCTCTCGTCGACGCGATCGAGGCTCACCGACCGGACGAGGCCCGACGCCAGGTCAGGGAACACATCGGCGAGGCGCTGGAAAGACTGGCCGATCTACACGCAGCAGTGCCATGATCGACACGTTCCCCAGCGACTTGAGCCACCACCGAGGAGGAGCCCGATGATCACCAGCACGACAGCGCTCGCCGACTGCGTCGACGCGGTGGAGTCGCACTTCCACCGCATCCTGGACGAGCTCGAGACGATGCGCGCCCAGCTGGTCGAGCTGTTCGACCGTGGGCCGGTCGACTCGGACGTGGCCCGGGCCCGGATCGAGCCGCACGTCCGGACGCTCCTGGACACCGCAGACGTCGTGGGCGCCGGATACGTCGCAGCGCGTGGCGCGCTCAGCGACCAGCCGCTCTACCTCGCGTGGTGGCAGGGCGACGACCAGCACCTGCTGGCCGAGGCCGACGCACCCGCAACAGGCGATCCGCTCGACTACACCCGCCACCCGTGGTTCCGCACCCCGCAGCTCACCGGCCGGCCGCATGTCACCGGCCCGTACGTCGACTTCGTGTGCACCGACGAGTACGTCATGACAACCACGGTCCCGGTGATCTCGCACGGCACCATGGTCGGCGTCGTTGGCGCGGACACCCTCGTCGAGACGTTGGAGGCGCTCCTGCTGCCGATCCTTCGGTCCGCTGACGCGACGCTCGTCAACGACCAGGGGCGCGCGGCGGTGTCCTCCGACCCGCACCTCGCGACCGGCAGCCTGATGGATCTCTCGGCCTACGTCGAGATCGTCCCCTGCCGGGGACTGCCGATGTCAGTCGTCAGGCGCTAGCGCCGCGGCGGCTCACCGCGAGGTAGCCCGCCGCGATTGCGGCGAATATCGCGACCAGCACGACGCAGACGACCGCGACGGACACCGCACCGTGCTCGGCCACGTCGAGGAACTCGTAGGGCACCGGCGCCGTGCTGGTCGTGGTCACGGCGAAGGTCGGCTCGGCGACCTCCGCCCGGATCAGCGTGTAGGTCAGCCAGGTCAGCGGGAACGCCATGAACCAGTACGCGCTCCGGTCCAGCAGGGTTCGTGGGCGCAGGGCCAGGAAGCCGACGACGACCATGATCGGCACGAAGTAGTGGAACGCCTTGTCGTACCACCACTCGGCCCCGCTGAAGCTCGCGTTACCGGCGAGCAGGGTCGCGTAGACGATCCCGGTCACGGTGATCGCGACCAGGCTGCCCAGCCGCAGGATCCCGAATGCCGTGCCACCGCGATCGGGTCGCTGGACCAGCAGGACACTCGTCACGAGCACGAGGAGGTTGGACTCGATCGTGAAGTAGCTGAACAGGTTGACCAGGCTGTTGCCCCGATCGGCGGTCAGCACGACCTGCCCGATCAGGGCGGACGCGGCGAGCAGGGCGGTCAGAGCATGCCAGAGTCGAGTCACGCCACGACGATAGTGGTCTCGGTCGTCAGCGTCCCTGCAATGCGTCGAGAGCGACCGCCATGGCCGCGGCCACCCGCCAGTCCAGCTGCCAGCCGTTCTCGAGCACCGGCACCGTGAGCTCGTAGCGGTCGCGCAGCGAGCGCTGCCGCTCCGAGGTCAGGATGATCTGTCCGTCCGGCGCGGTGAAGTCGAAGTGGAAGCGCAGGAAGATCGGCAGCTCGCCGACCATGCTGATGATCCGGCGCGCGATCGCGACGCCCGTGCTGCGCTCCTGGCCGACGGCCACCAGCCCGTCAGGCGTCTGCAGATGCCACGTGGACCGCAGCAACGAGGCACCGAAGTCCTTGCGGAACTCGCCGATCGGCTTGCCATCGGCGTCGGTCACGTCGTAGCCGGAGGCCAGGTCGATCCGCTTGCGAGCCTTGAACCCGAACAGCGGCTGGGTCCGCGACTCGTCGGCGTAGAAGGTCACCTGCTCCTTGAACGCCATGCGCTTCTGCTGGGCGAACGCAAGCAACGGGCCCTCGGAGCCGTCGGCAGTCAACTCGCGCAACTCGTAGCGGTTGACCATCATGGTGATCTTCTGGCGCAGCGTGAAGCGCTCTGTGGTGGTGGTCATGTCCCCATCCTGCAACCCCGACGGGGGCAGCCCGCTGGCGGCCTACGCGTCAGCAGGCGCTCAGGAGTCCGGGCGGACGAGCCGGGCCAGCACGCCCCGATCCTCGAACGTGCGGTACTCGGCGATGCGCAGACGCAGGGCGGGCTCTTCGAACAGGTGGTCCGAGATCGTGGCGAGCTGCTCAGCGGTCCCGACCTGCAGGAGCGCCGAACCACGGTCGTGCAGGTGCCGGCCGATCAGCTCGACACAGGTGCGGGCCAGGTCGAGGCCGTCGGGCCCACCGTCGATCGCCAGCACGGGGTCGTCGGGGAATCTCGCGGTGTCACGGCTCGGCACCCACGGAGGGTCGGCGATGATCAGCGCAAACCGCTCCTCCTCCCCGATCGCCTGTTCCATGCGGCCGCACCGGATGTCGACCTTCGCGGCCAGCCCGGCCCGCTCGGCATTGGCCTCCGCGTGCCCGCACGCCACGTCGGAGGCGTCGACCATCACCATCTTCCGCGACTCGCCGATCAGGGCGAGCAGCCCGATATGGCCCACTCCCGAGCACAGCTCGAGCGCCGGCCCCTCGGGCGCCTCCCGCAGCAGGCCCGACGCCCAGGCGGACTGAGCCGTCGTCCACCGTCGCGGTCGGAGCACACGCTCGTCGTACGTGATGATCAACGAACCGAACTCGATCTGCTCGGTCCGGACTGGTTCGACGTCGATGGCCATGTCTACCCCTTCGTCCCCCGGCACCGTCGGCGATGACGGCATGACACGCGTACCCCGAGGGGGATGTCCAAAACCCACAACACTGGCGTCCGGGGACCAACCGCGATTGACTGAGTCATGCGATCCATCTGGAAGGGCGCGATCAGTTTCGGTCTGGTCAACGTGCCCGTCAAGGTCTACAGCGCGACCGAGAGCCACGACGTCTCCCTGCACCAGGTCCACAACCAGGACGGTGGTCGGATCCGCTACCAGCGCCGGTGCGAGGTCTGCGGCAAGATCATCGCGTACGAGGACATCGACAAGGCCTATGACGACGGTGAGCGGACCGTGGTGCTGACGGACAAGGACTTTGCCTCGCTGCCGGCCGAGCGAAGCCACGAGATCGAGGTCGTCGAGTTCGTCCCGGCCGACCAGGTCGACGTCCTGCGGTTGGACAAGGCGTACTACCTCGAGCCCGACGAGCGCGCGCTCAAGCCCTACACCCTGCTCCGTCGGGCGCTGGAGGACTCCGATCGCACCGCGATCGTGCGGTTCGCGCTCCGCCAGAAAACTCGGCTGGCCGCTCTCCGCGTGCGCGACAACGTGCTCGTACTGCAGACCATGCTGTGGGACGACGAGGTCCGCAGCCCATCGTTCGACGTCCTCGAGAAGACCCCGAGGATCACCCAGAAGGAGCGTGACATGGCCGCCCGGCTGGTCGACTCGCTCTCGGAGGACTTCGATCCCGCAGCGTTCACCGACGACTACCAGGAACAGCTGCGGACTCTGATCGAGGCCAAGCTTGACCAGGGCGCATCGTTGGACACCGGCGCGACGTTCGGCGAGCCCGAGGAGTCCGAGGACGCTGACGTCGTCGATCTGATGGAGGCCCTCAGGCGCAGCGTCGATCGCAAGAAGGCGAGCCAGAAGACCGCCCCGAAGAAGGCGACCAAGAAGGCCGCCGCGAAGAAGGCGACCAAGAAGAAGGCGGCGTCCTAGTCGGACATCACACCTTGCCGACCTTGCTGCGGTCGCTCGCGATCTCGGGGACCTTGAAGGTCGCGTTTGGGGCGCAGCGGTGCTCGACGACCCACTCGGCGACGTACCGAAGCTTGACGTTGTGCTCCTGGGACTGCCGACGCAAGAACTCGAACGACCGCTCGGCGTCCAGATCGAAGCGTTCCATCAAGATGCCCTGAGCCTGACCGATCAGCTTGCGTGCATCGATAGCGACCTGCAGGCCAGCCTCGTTGTGCGCATTCGCGATCGCCACCGCAGCATGCCTGACGAAGATCGTGCCGACCGCGATGTCGTCGTCGTCGAAAGCGCCGAGTCGGTCGGCGTAGAGGTTGAGCGATCCATAGTGACGGCTGCGGGTCTCGAGACGGATGCTCAACGCGCTGCGGATGCCGAGCTCGGCGACCGCCGGACCCCACTTGGTCCACCGGTCGTCGGAGGCGACGTCGGACGAGATGTAGACCGCCTCGCCCTCGATTGCGTCGAGGCACGGGCCCTGGTCGTGAATGATCTGCAAGTTGTGCGACTCGCCGACCCGCTGGGACGTCGCGGCGGCGGTCTCGATCTGGTTGCGAGCATGCACCAGCATGATCCCCGCATCGTCGCAGCTCGTGGCGATCCGGGCGTACTCGGCGATGCGCTCGATCGTCCGCTCGGCAGTCGGCTCGTCGTGCAGGTCCAGCGCCATCTGCGAGAAGAAGGTCGAACTGTCCATGGGGTCGCTCCTCAAGTGGTGTGGACGAGTCAAGAGAACCACAGGTGTTGGGTCAAACCTATAGCCCGCAACGGCCGTGGTTTGTGGCCGCCTGTGCTGGGTACCAATCGTCTTGCCAAGGCAAAATCATCACCACATGGATCGGGGGTCTGCCCAGATGACTCATGGGCTCGATCTGGCCGGAACCGTCGTCACGCTGTTCGGCGATCGAGACCGGCTCGACACCGCGCTGTGCCGGGAGTTCGGCCGTCGTGGCGGCAGCACGCACAACGTGACGGCGAGCACCGGCTGGCTCTCGTCCGCGATCGTCACGGTCCTGCGGCTCGACACCGAGTCAGGTTATGAGGCTCTGGCCCAGCTTGTCGCCGCCGACCTGCCGCGCTCGCACGTCGTGGCGGTCTGTGCCGAGAAGTCCGATCCGGGAGCCGCCCGGCAGATCGACGACCTGTGCCGATCG includes these proteins:
- a CDS encoding FadR/GntR family transcriptional regulator; this encodes MATVRRPATRARSAIFAPIGDEGRAVRVENRLAEAIRSGVLADGERLPSEPELASMLGVATVTAREALVALRAQGLVATTRGRGGGSFVTRPEPSGAAEIGSRLSAMSRVELRDRGTIYGVILSGCAELAAERADATDVEGLRVLLLDQDETDVGRWRHSDSELYLSLAAMTQSARMTREVVRLEADFGALLRLPLSEPGFRAATTSRHSALVDAIEAHRPDEARRQVREHIGEALERLADLHAAVP
- a CDS encoding cache domain-containing protein, with protein sequence MITSTTALADCVDAVESHFHRILDELETMRAQLVELFDRGPVDSDVARARIEPHVRTLLDTADVVGAGYVAARGALSDQPLYLAWWQGDDQHLLAEADAPATGDPLDYTRHPWFRTPQLTGRPHVTGPYVDFVCTDEYVMTTTVPVISHGTMVGVVGADTLVETLEALLLPILRSADATLVNDQGRAAVSSDPHLATGSLMDLSAYVEIVPCRGLPMSVVRR
- a CDS encoding Pr6Pr family membrane protein codes for the protein MTRLWHALTALLAASALIGQVVLTADRGNSLVNLFSYFTIESNLLVLVTSVLLVQRPDRGGTAFGILRLGSLVAITVTGIVYATLLAGNASFSGAEWWYDKAFHYFVPIMVVVGFLALRPRTLLDRSAYWFMAFPLTWLTYTLIRAEVAEPTFAVTTTSTAPVPYEFLDVAEHGAVSVAVVCVVLVAIFAAIAAGYLAVSRRGASA
- a CDS encoding methyltransferase yields the protein MAIDVEPVRTEQIEFGSLIITYDERVLRPRRWTTAQSAWASGLLREAPEGPALELCSGVGHIGLLALIGESRKMVMVDASDVACGHAEANAERAGLAAKVDIRCGRMEQAIGEEERFALIIADPPWVPSRDTARFPDDPVLAIDGGPDGLDLARTCVELIGRHLHDRGSALLQVGTAEQLATISDHLFEEPALRLRIAEYRTFEDRGVLARLVRPDS
- a CDS encoding Ku protein, with amino-acid sequence MRSIWKGAISFGLVNVPVKVYSATESHDVSLHQVHNQDGGRIRYQRRCEVCGKIIAYEDIDKAYDDGERTVVLTDKDFASLPAERSHEIEVVEFVPADQVDVLRLDKAYYLEPDERALKPYTLLRRALEDSDRTAIVRFALRQKTRLAALRVRDNVLVLQTMLWDDEVRSPSFDVLEKTPRITQKERDMAARLVDSLSEDFDPAAFTDDYQEQLRTLIEAKLDQGASLDTGATFGEPEESEDADVVDLMEALRRSVDRKKASQKTAPKKATKKAAAKKATKKKAAS
- a CDS encoding GAF and ANTAR domain-containing protein → MDSSTFFSQMALDLHDEPTAERTIERIAEYARIATSCDDAGIMLVHARNQIETAAATSQRVGESHNLQIIHDQGPCLDAIEGEAVYISSDVASDDRWTKWGPAVAELGIRSALSIRLETRSRHYGSLNLYADRLGAFDDDDIAVGTIFVRHAAVAIANAHNEAGLQVAIDARKLIGQAQGILMERFDLDAERSFEFLRRQSQEHNVKLRYVAEWVVEHRCAPNATFKVPEIASDRSKVGKV